A region from the Nonlabens sp. YIK11 genome encodes:
- a CDS encoding glycoside hydrolase family 2 TIM barrel-domain containing protein — protein MKKNKTLYRILIVAAFLALFAGILFGISQLLAYLNTGADRSTMLHLDLERENYYVPEVLWESIENTGRPLEPANQEKIEQDYLDAWYVKNQALFTGDDAGIYERYTKSARAKVRELISYNASEDISIESTTLSHHLTLDFYNADGTLAVLTDRNVRGVEQLSQNDEFVLQREFNNDYRIVLLLEDGFWRVRHFELLQTHPIKENKPVISSDVRNLAGLNYYPQDSPWDTFGENFDAAQIAADFKIIQDLQLNTIRIFLSYEDFKISEGSIEKMEKLTKLLDQADKADLEVMVTLFDFYGDYGIQDWTLTNAYLKNIVDHIKDHPAVFAWDIKNEPDLDYDSREKRKVNAWLSQTITRLKELDSINPVTIGWSTAAAAVELEDQVDLVSYHYYQDLENLSATHQELKSKTTKPIVLQEIGWSSYHGLWNPFGMDEEDQAEKYTEFFTTQKRDSINYLSWTLYDFQEVPSSVAGSRPWRRNKQQYFGLINVDGEEKPSYNTFLKK, from the coding sequence TTGAAAAAGAATAAGACCTTGTATCGCATATTGATCGTGGCTGCTTTTCTGGCACTATTTGCTGGAATCTTATTCGGTATTAGTCAATTATTGGCCTACTTGAATACGGGCGCAGATCGTTCAACCATGCTGCATCTGGATCTGGAACGAGAAAATTATTATGTGCCTGAAGTGCTTTGGGAATCCATTGAAAACACAGGAAGACCACTAGAACCAGCCAATCAGGAAAAAATAGAGCAGGATTATCTCGACGCTTGGTATGTGAAAAATCAGGCGCTATTCACCGGTGATGATGCTGGAATTTATGAACGTTATACCAAAAGCGCCAGAGCCAAAGTACGCGAACTCATTTCTTACAATGCAAGCGAAGATATTAGTATTGAATCCACTACCTTAAGTCATCATCTCACGCTTGACTTTTACAATGCCGACGGTACATTAGCGGTGTTAACTGATCGTAATGTGCGCGGTGTAGAGCAACTCTCTCAAAACGACGAGTTTGTACTCCAACGAGAATTCAATAATGATTATCGCATCGTTCTACTGTTGGAAGATGGTTTCTGGAGAGTACGGCATTTTGAGTTGTTGCAAACACATCCTATCAAAGAAAATAAGCCCGTAATTTCCAGTGATGTCAGAAACCTGGCTGGATTAAATTATTACCCACAAGACAGTCCTTGGGACACTTTTGGAGAGAACTTCGATGCGGCACAAATCGCTGCCGATTTTAAAATTATTCAAGACTTACAACTGAATACTATTAGGATTTTCTTGAGCTATGAGGATTTCAAAATCAGCGAAGGTTCCATTGAGAAAATGGAAAAGCTTACGAAGTTGTTAGATCAAGCAGATAAAGCCGATTTAGAAGTGATGGTTACCCTGTTTGACTTTTACGGTGATTATGGAATCCAAGACTGGACTTTGACTAATGCCTACCTTAAAAATATCGTGGATCACATTAAAGATCATCCAGCCGTATTTGCTTGGGATATTAAAAATGAACCTGATCTGGATTATGACTCTCGAGAAAAACGCAAGGTGAATGCCTGGCTTTCACAGACGATCACGAGATTGAAAGAACTAGACTCCATAAATCCAGTGACCATTGGCTGGTCAACCGCTGCAGCGGCTGTGGAACTAGAAGATCAAGTAGATCTGGTTTCTTATCACTATTATCAAGATCTGGAAAATTTGTCTGCGACGCATCAAGAACTCAAATCAAAAACTACAAAACCTATCGTTTTACAAGAAATAGGCTGGTCCAGCTATCATGGCTTGTGGAACCCATTTGGGATGGACGAAGAAGATCAAGCCGAGAAATACACTGAGTTTTTTACAACGCAAAAGAGAGACAGTATTAACTATCTCTCTTGGACTTTATATGATTTTCAAGAGGTTCCTTCTAGCGTTGCGGGTTCACGACCTTGGCGACGCAACAAGCAACAATACTTTGGGCTTATTAATGTCGATGGTGAGGAGAAACCTAGCTACAATACTTTTTTGAAAAAGTAA
- a CDS encoding glycosyltransferase: protein MKLAIVTAYPPSKVTLNEYAYHLVKHFRQQEEVTELVLLTDTTPEAADLAFEEDGCKITVKQCWKFNGMFNVLSIAKAVKATQPDAVLYNLQFMKFGDKKVPAALGLFSPWVTKLMKVKTIVLLHNIMEAVDLSSAGFTENKWKSKIFNFIGETLTRVVLQADQVAVTIQKYVDILEEKYAANNCILIPHGTFEIPAEPDYSLPEGPMKIMTFGKFGTYKKVEVMIEAVEKVRQSTGRDLEIVIAGTDNPNVPGYLESMKKKYSHVPQLTFTGYVEEEEVPVIFRESAMVVFPYTSTTGSSGVLHQAGSYGKAVVMPDLGDLSTLMEDEGYVAELFLPSNVDSLALSIKRFVLDTEYRNHVAKVNYEAATAMPMSVITKMYIDAFKSQPATVDADFPVAA from the coding sequence ATGAAACTCGCTATAGTTACCGCTTATCCACCTAGTAAAGTTACCTTAAATGAATATGCGTACCATTTGGTAAAGCATTTCCGCCAGCAAGAAGAAGTCACCGAACTCGTGTTGCTTACTGACACCACTCCAGAAGCTGCAGATCTTGCTTTTGAAGAAGATGGATGCAAGATTACTGTCAAGCAATGCTGGAAATTCAACGGTATGTTCAATGTGCTTTCCATCGCCAAGGCAGTCAAAGCCACCCAACCTGATGCCGTTTTATACAATCTGCAATTCATGAAATTTGGAGATAAAAAAGTACCAGCCGCATTAGGCTTGTTTTCTCCATGGGTAACTAAACTGATGAAAGTAAAAACCATCGTGCTGCTTCACAATATTATGGAAGCCGTAGACTTGAGCAGTGCAGGTTTTACCGAAAACAAATGGAAGTCCAAAATCTTTAATTTTATAGGCGAAACGCTCACTAGAGTAGTGCTGCAAGCAGATCAAGTAGCTGTAACGATACAAAAGTATGTGGACATACTGGAAGAGAAATACGCGGCAAACAATTGCATCTTGATACCTCATGGTACATTTGAAATCCCAGCAGAACCAGATTACAGTTTGCCAGAAGGTCCTATGAAGATCATGACTTTTGGAAAATTTGGTACCTACAAAAAAGTAGAAGTGATGATTGAAGCAGTAGAAAAAGTACGTCAATCTACGGGCCGTGATCTAGAAATCGTGATTGCTGGTACTGATAATCCTAATGTTCCTGGATATCTAGAAAGCATGAAGAAGAAATACAGCCACGTACCACAATTGACCTTTACTGGTTATGTAGAGGAAGAAGAAGTTCCCGTGATTTTTAGAGAAAGTGCCATGGTGGTGTTTCCCTATACATCTACCACAGGAAGTTCTGGAGTATTGCATCAGGCAGGAAGTTATGGCAAGGCAGTTGTGATGCCAGATTTAGGTGACCTAAGCACGCTCATGGAAGATGAAGGCTATGTGGCAGAATTGTTTTTACCATCCAATGTGGACTCTCTAGCCTTATCCATCAAGAGATTTGTACTCGATACAGAATATAGAAATCACGTTGCCAAGGTGAATTATGAAGCAGCCACCGCAATGCCTATGTCGGTCATTACTAAAATGTATATCGATGCTTTTAAAAGTCAACCTGCAACAGTAGATGCTGATTTCCCAGTAGCTGCTTAA
- a CDS encoding SusC/RagA family TonB-linked outer membrane protein, with the protein MKSLIHLSRGSCYLAGLFLIAFVNPLQASSFTLYDDESSFRESEITLSSLDLDNTTTYETIALGDIYLVLQDVIKGKVTTADGPLLGVTVVNLTTNKGTVTDIDGNYEITASAGDQIQFSYQGYATQTITIANDDRLDVLMKVSENVLDQIVIIGYGESSRRKVTTSISSIDEEQIEDKPFTSAEQALVGTVPGVSVIQSSGSPGGGVSVRIRGANSISAGVEPLYIIDGVQVLNTQGLNPSDIKSVDVLKDASALAIYGSRASNGVVLITTKRGSSNRSVFNFSSYVGEDQVINTLPVLNSQQYIDYLNISLANAGLDPVTDPFGFQNNTDWQRELYDPAFIQNYQLAFSGGSENSNYYLSGGYRNQEGVIDPSEFERYSLRFNGDFDLNDKFKVGTSIALTRTESSAISDNARVNQGGVVLSALQTPPTIPVQSADGTYPLNPYQALENPIALVRGQNLESLTYKIISNVYGEYDLIDNLKLKSSFSVDLNAAKVDNFIDPFTTGNGRALGGQATNQNFDELVWTWDNTIDYNLDVNEDLNLGFLLGTTAQESKFESSFLVGQGFTNASVQTAEAASEAVDVGASESAWANISYFTRLTADYKDKYLLNATLRRDGSSRFGVNNRYATYYAASAAWLMSEETFLDDYDWIDLVKLRYGYGTLGNQLIGDFNSFGLYSPGANYPINGQIAPAFFPSQIENRDLTWESTEGHNIGLDLTLFDRRLSFTAEAYYKRTYDLLLNREIPTTSGFSNSLQNIGEMVNKGLEFSGTAVPIQTDDFNWTLNANISINRNEVIDIGGSPIFGGGVPDQGNVAIIREGEPIGNFFGYVAEGIDPNTGNVIFSDIDGNGIVNEADRTIIGNALPDYTYGLSNTFSYKGLELFVFFQGNEGQDIYNASRFELENQSSFKNQLTTTLDRWTPQNRDGSLPIAVFGDPAQNGRASSRWVEDGSFIKLREITLSYNLPDSVLDYLNVSSFKVYMQGRNLYTWTGYSGYDPEVSRDGGSTISSNIDFGTYPQVKSVLFGANLNF; encoded by the coding sequence TTGAAATCATTAATTCATCTTTCTAGAGGTAGTTGTTATCTGGCAGGGCTATTTCTTATAGCTTTTGTAAATCCGCTTCAAGCCTCGAGCTTCACGTTATATGATGATGAAAGCAGCTTTCGCGAAAGCGAAATAACATTAAGCTCTCTTGATCTTGATAATACTACTACTTATGAAACGATCGCGTTGGGTGATATTTATCTTGTCTTACAAGACGTGATCAAAGGAAAAGTTACTACCGCAGATGGCCCACTATTGGGTGTAACCGTTGTAAACCTGACTACCAATAAAGGTACGGTCACTGACATTGACGGTAATTATGAAATCACAGCCAGTGCAGGTGACCAAATTCAATTTTCCTATCAAGGATATGCGACTCAAACAATTACGATCGCAAACGATGATCGTCTGGACGTTTTGATGAAAGTGAGTGAAAATGTTCTGGATCAAATAGTTATCATAGGATATGGAGAAAGTTCCAGACGTAAAGTAACTACATCCATCAGCTCTATAGATGAAGAACAAATTGAAGATAAGCCGTTTACTTCTGCAGAACAGGCTCTGGTAGGTACCGTTCCAGGAGTTTCGGTCATTCAATCCTCAGGAAGTCCTGGCGGTGGTGTCTCGGTTAGAATACGTGGAGCTAATTCTATATCTGCTGGTGTGGAACCTCTTTACATCATAGATGGTGTCCAAGTTTTAAATACCCAAGGTCTCAATCCATCTGACATAAAATCGGTGGATGTTTTAAAAGATGCCTCTGCTCTTGCAATTTACGGGTCACGAGCATCTAATGGTGTCGTTCTTATCACTACTAAACGTGGCTCAAGCAATAGATCTGTTTTTAATTTTTCGTCTTATGTAGGAGAAGATCAAGTCATCAACACTTTACCGGTTTTAAATAGCCAGCAGTACATTGATTATTTGAACATATCATTAGCAAATGCAGGTCTTGATCCAGTAACAGATCCATTTGGATTTCAAAATAATACAGACTGGCAGAGGGAACTCTACGATCCAGCGTTTATTCAAAACTACCAACTGGCTTTTTCTGGTGGTAGTGAGAATTCCAATTATTATTTATCGGGTGGATATAGAAATCAGGAAGGCGTTATAGATCCTTCAGAATTTGAGAGATATTCGTTGAGGTTCAATGGTGATTTTGATTTGAATGATAAATTCAAAGTAGGAACCAGCATCGCATTAACGAGAACAGAAAGCTCTGCCATTAGTGATAATGCCAGAGTCAATCAAGGTGGTGTGGTTTTAAGTGCTCTACAAACCCCACCAACCATTCCAGTCCAAAGCGCAGATGGCACCTATCCTTTAAATCCATATCAAGCGCTTGAAAATCCAATTGCACTGGTTCGTGGTCAAAATTTAGAAAGCCTGACCTACAAGATTATTTCTAACGTTTATGGCGAATACGATTTAATAGATAATCTAAAATTGAAATCTTCTTTTAGCGTGGATCTTAATGCCGCTAAGGTGGATAATTTTATTGATCCTTTTACGACCGGCAACGGTAGGGCATTAGGTGGACAGGCCACCAATCAAAATTTTGATGAATTGGTCTGGACATGGGACAATACGATTGACTATAACCTTGATGTAAATGAAGATTTAAACCTTGGTTTTTTGCTGGGAACCACTGCTCAGGAATCTAAATTTGAATCCTCTTTTTTGGTAGGTCAAGGCTTTACCAATGCATCAGTTCAAACAGCGGAAGCCGCATCTGAAGCAGTAGACGTTGGAGCATCAGAGTCTGCATGGGCGAACATTTCTTATTTCACTCGATTGACGGCTGACTACAAGGATAAATATTTGTTGAACGCTACATTGAGAAGAGATGGTTCTTCCAGATTTGGAGTCAATAACAGATATGCTACTTACTATGCTGCTTCAGCGGCTTGGCTAATGTCTGAAGAAACATTTTTAGATGATTACGATTGGATAGACCTCGTAAAATTAAGATACGGCTATGGGACGTTAGGTAATCAACTAATAGGTGATTTCAATTCTTTTGGCCTTTATAGTCCAGGAGCTAATTATCCCATCAATGGTCAGATAGCTCCCGCGTTTTTTCCATCTCAAATTGAAAATAGAGACTTGACTTGGGAATCAACAGAAGGCCACAACATCGGGCTAGACTTGACTCTTTTTGATAGAAGATTGTCTTTTACGGCAGAGGCCTATTACAAGCGTACTTATGATCTACTATTAAATAGAGAGATTCCAACCACCTCTGGGTTTTCAAATTCCTTGCAAAATATAGGTGAGATGGTGAATAAAGGATTGGAATTTAGCGGGACTGCTGTTCCAATACAAACAGATGACTTCAACTGGACTTTAAATGCCAATATTAGTATTAATAGAAATGAAGTAATAGATATAGGAGGTAGTCCTATTTTTGGCGGTGGTGTTCCAGATCAAGGTAACGTCGCTATCATTAGAGAAGGTGAGCCTATAGGTAATTTCTTTGGTTATGTGGCAGAAGGTATTGATCCCAACACCGGAAATGTTATCTTCTCTGATATAGATGGCAACGGAATCGTAAATGAAGCAGACCGTACCATTATTGGTAACGCGTTACCAGATTATACCTATGGCTTAAGCAATACATTTAGTTATAAAGGTCTAGAATTATTTGTTTTCTTTCAAGGAAATGAAGGGCAAGACATTTACAACGCCTCGCGTTTCGAACTTGAGAACCAATCGTCTTTTAAAAACCAATTAACCACTACTCTAGACCGATGGACGCCCCAAAATCGAGATGGCTCTTTACCTATTGCTGTTTTTGGAGATCCTGCACAGAATGGTAGAGCATCATCAAGATGGGTCGAGGATGGTTCATTCATAAAACTTAGGGAAATCACGCTGTCCTACAATCTGCCTGACAGTGTTCTGGATTACCTTAATGTTTCCAGTTTCAAAGTTTACATGCAAGGTAGAAATCTCTATACCTGGACAGGTTACTCAGGATATGATCCAGAGGTAAGTAGAGATGGCGGTAGTACGATATCCTCAAATATTGATTTTGGTACTTATCCTCAAGTTAAGTCAGTCTTATTTGGTGCAAACTTAAATTTTTAA
- a CDS encoding RagB/SusD family nutrient uptake outer membrane protein yields the protein MKINSYICALLSAFLLTACSDDFIDKEPITQISTGNLYQTQEDAEAVLISCYDGLQPDSYYGFDMLVYGDVRSDNCFAGGDNAANFQIDNFNVNPTNAIITRSFSQMYSAINRANTVLNRVEQMDEALFDTGRKEGILGEALFLRGLHYFNLVRLFGDVPLVTTETTSLDPAQLNVSRTAQQEVYNQIITDLLEAQSLLPDVPVDPERAAKGAAEALLSKVYLTLEDYPNVDVWTEAVMRRGYGLQTRFDNLFNQENKFNNEVIFAVRYLGDTEGNVFPELVLPTPEASFDFIKFNTPTPNSINQFQGGDSRAASSFVQRNGESFLYKWRNGEAFQSADYTIVLRYADVLLMRAEALNQINRTGDAIDLLNRVRLRAGLPNYGGQTDPVSVDDAIFQERRLEFMYEGHRWFDLKRKGFAAVTEALDESKDISISEFELLLPIPQTELDRNPNLTQNPGY from the coding sequence ATGAAAATAAACTCATATATATGCGCTTTGTTATCTGCTTTTCTCCTTACGGCTTGCTCAGATGACTTCATAGACAAAGAACCTATCACCCAGATTTCAACGGGTAATCTGTATCAAACTCAAGAAGATGCAGAAGCTGTTTTGATAAGCTGTTATGATGGCCTCCAACCAGATTCATACTATGGATTTGACATGCTGGTTTACGGTGATGTACGGTCAGATAACTGTTTTGCTGGTGGAGATAATGCAGCTAATTTTCAGATAGACAACTTTAATGTCAATCCAACTAACGCGATTATTACACGATCCTTTTCCCAGATGTACAGCGCTATTAATCGTGCAAACACAGTGCTAAATCGTGTAGAACAAATGGATGAAGCACTTTTTGATACTGGCAGAAAGGAAGGCATTTTAGGTGAGGCTTTATTTTTAAGAGGGTTGCATTATTTTAATTTAGTTAGACTCTTTGGTGATGTACCTCTGGTAACTACTGAAACCACATCTTTAGATCCCGCTCAACTCAACGTTTCTAGAACTGCTCAGCAGGAGGTTTATAATCAGATTATTACGGATTTGTTAGAAGCTCAAAGTTTGCTTCCTGATGTGCCTGTCGATCCAGAACGAGCGGCAAAAGGTGCGGCAGAAGCTTTATTATCGAAGGTATACTTAACACTCGAGGATTATCCAAATGTGGATGTATGGACGGAAGCGGTTATGAGAAGAGGCTATGGTTTGCAAACAAGATTTGATAATCTCTTTAATCAAGAAAATAAGTTCAATAATGAGGTGATTTTTGCGGTGCGTTATCTAGGAGATACTGAAGGCAATGTATTTCCTGAACTGGTTCTACCGACTCCAGAGGCTTCCTTTGATTTCATCAAGTTTAACACGCCAACTCCTAATAGTATCAATCAATTTCAAGGTGGTGATAGTAGAGCAGCGTCATCATTTGTTCAAAGAAATGGTGAGTCATTCCTCTATAAGTGGCGCAATGGAGAAGCTTTTCAATCTGCAGACTACACGATTGTCCTGCGCTATGCAGATGTATTGTTAATGCGTGCAGAAGCTTTGAATCAAATTAATAGGACTGGTGATGCCATTGACTTGCTTAATCGAGTAAGACTTCGTGCAGGATTACCTAATTATGGTGGTCAAACAGATCCCGTTTCAGTGGACGACGCCATTTTTCAGGAGCGTCGATTGGAATTCATGTACGAAGGTCACCGCTGGTTTGACTTGAAACGCAAAGGATTTGCTGCAGTGACAGAGGCTCTTGACGAATCAAAGGATATCAGCATTTCAGAATTTGAATTGCTACTACCTATTCCACAAACGGAATTGGATAGGAACCCTAATTTGACACAAAACCCAGGATACTAA
- a CDS encoding dolichyl-phosphate beta-glucosyltransferase, which produces MKTGIIIPCYNEANRIDQQAFVDFAISHQDYHLCFVNDGSTDNTNDILEKMQWKSPYNISIVDIKKNAGKAAAVRSGSQYMYGIPEITSIGFIDADLSTDFRDFKDLVKTLHRDEKLMVFGSRNMGTGAGIKRDLMRNLLSKFIKQFIGMILGLPIRDTQCGAKVFKREIVPFVYGKSFLSRWLFDVEIFLRLKKYLGKEKVMKQIVEQPLMRWVHVEDSKLGMKDALKIPFNLTQIWLNYALTNSGNTVVVDHDFTIAASTLSTQRTAA; this is translated from the coding sequence ATGAAAACTGGAATCATCATACCGTGTTATAATGAAGCGAATAGAATCGACCAACAGGCGTTCGTGGACTTTGCCATTTCTCATCAAGATTATCATCTGTGCTTTGTCAACGATGGTAGTACCGACAATACTAATGACATCCTTGAAAAGATGCAGTGGAAGTCTCCATACAATATCAGCATTGTAGATATCAAGAAAAATGCGGGTAAGGCCGCTGCCGTAAGATCTGGATCTCAATATATGTATGGTATTCCAGAGATCACTTCTATAGGCTTTATCGATGCAGATTTATCAACAGACTTTAGAGATTTTAAGGATCTGGTAAAAACCTTGCATCGAGATGAAAAGCTCATGGTTTTTGGATCCAGAAACATGGGAACTGGTGCAGGAATCAAACGTGATCTTATGCGTAATCTCCTCTCAAAATTCATCAAGCAGTTTATAGGAATGATCTTAGGACTTCCTATTAGAGACACGCAATGCGGTGCAAAGGTTTTCAAAAGAGAGATCGTGCCTTTTGTATATGGTAAAAGCTTTTTGAGCAGATGGTTGTTTGATGTTGAGATCTTCCTAAGGTTAAAAAAATACCTAGGAAAGGAAAAGGTCATGAAACAGATTGTTGAACAACCATTAATGAGATGGGTTCACGTTGAAGATTCAAAATTAGGAATGAAAGACGCTTTGAAAATCCCATTTAACCTCACTCAAATCTGGTTGAACTATGCACTTACCAACTCAGGAAACACTGTGGTTGTGGATCACGATTTTACAATTGCAGCATCAACACTATCTACGCAAAGAACTGCAGCTTAA
- a CDS encoding type I phosphomannose isomerase catalytic subunit: protein MNIYPIKFEPILQEKIWGGSKLRDVLHKNTDKDNVGESWEISGVEGNISVVKNGDYKGLSLVEMLKTYNKDFVGSKNYERFGDEFPLLIKFLDAKENLSIQVHPDDIIAKKDHGSFGKTEMWYIMDHEEEAEIIVGMKDKTANTEILRTVGKENVYDVFESNQVSKGDAYFIPAGKVHAMGAGVVAAEIQQTSDITYRVYDWDRTDSSGCKRELHLDQSVKSTKEFEEESKKDFEVKANDVANVVECNYFTTNIFEVRHQFDREYSNLDSFVILMCVEGNSKVTINGTTETVQTGETILLPATANTTHFTSNGAKFMEVYIA from the coding sequence ATGAATATTTATCCTATCAAATTTGAACCAATTTTACAAGAAAAAATTTGGGGCGGTTCTAAACTGCGCGATGTACTTCACAAGAATACTGATAAAGATAATGTAGGCGAGAGCTGGGAAATATCTGGCGTCGAGGGAAATATTTCTGTTGTAAAAAACGGTGACTATAAAGGACTATCGCTAGTGGAAATGTTGAAAACCTATAACAAAGACTTTGTAGGTTCTAAGAATTACGAGCGATTTGGTGATGAGTTTCCTTTACTTATCAAATTCCTGGATGCCAAAGAGAATCTATCCATTCAAGTACATCCAGACGACATTATAGCAAAGAAAGATCACGGGTCATTTGGAAAAACAGAGATGTGGTACATCATGGATCATGAAGAAGAAGCTGAAATCATCGTGGGAATGAAAGACAAAACAGCCAATACCGAAATATTAAGAACCGTCGGTAAAGAGAATGTATATGATGTTTTTGAAAGCAACCAAGTAAGTAAAGGAGACGCTTATTTCATTCCAGCCGGTAAGGTTCATGCAATGGGAGCTGGTGTGGTTGCTGCAGAGATTCAGCAGACTTCAGACATTACCTACAGAGTTTACGATTGGGATCGTACAGATAGCAGTGGTTGTAAAAGAGAACTACATTTAGATCAGTCTGTGAAATCTACCAAAGAGTTTGAAGAAGAGAGCAAAAAGGATTTTGAAGTAAAAGCAAATGACGTTGCTAACGTAGTTGAGTGTAATTATTTTACTACCAACATCTTTGAAGTGCGTCACCAATTTGATCGTGAGTATTCAAATCTCGATTCTTTTGTAATCTTGATGTGTGTAGAAGGAAATTCTAAAGTAACCATCAATGGAACTACGGAAACGGTTCAAACAGGCGAAACCATTTTACTGCCGGCTACGGCAAATACAACCCATTTCACTTCAAACGGAGCTAAGTTCATGGAGGTTTATATTGCCTAG
- a CDS encoding DUF6377 domain-containing protein, translating to MGLKSFLFLLIIFSAFLGLSQENELLNDLDAAINKRKEYESAKLQNIKKIKSRLEQAVTNDYQAYREREKLIDLYKDYNLDSTVYHISKNISTAKRIGYDSLLIKSQLQLASKLSSSGNYKEAFDILENIPKDNLTKANRYTYLYEFSLLYKQMGNYTPLQESSDSYLMQYKTYADSLLDELPRQSDLYKYMLQMRLRDDGKLKESLDINLELLEKLSPDSREYAGLTFFISSIYNSLGNVEKRRAYLAKSATADIKAAVKDNASLADLAVDRFQQGEVEKAHEYINIAFEDAKQYNSKLRFVTIANVLPAINQAYETELQAQKRSLWVSIIVISLMAVLLTLAIIYINKQLKRIVEARRGLEKVNEKLLNTNNELVDLSEELRKTNTIKEHYIGSLLGLSSNYLNKLDGYRKTVTKMLLRKEYDELLKRTKSHDVIKEEQRSFYNNFDNIFLQIYPDFVAQVNSLLREDEQIQIKKDELLTPELRIYALIRLGICDSSKIAELLHYSVNTIYNYRVKLKNKSRGDRDLFEEEVKQIT from the coding sequence ATGGGTCTAAAATCTTTTTTATTTCTCCTTATTATCTTTTCAGCCTTCTTGGGTTTATCTCAAGAAAATGAGCTTTTGAATGATCTTGATGCGGCAATAAACAAACGAAAGGAGTATGAGAGTGCAAAGCTCCAAAACATAAAGAAAATAAAGTCAAGGCTGGAGCAAGCTGTGACTAATGATTATCAGGCTTATCGAGAAAGAGAAAAACTTATAGACCTTTATAAGGATTATAACCTAGACAGTACGGTATATCATATTTCCAAGAATATAAGTACTGCGAAAAGAATAGGCTATGACAGCTTATTGATCAAGTCCCAATTGCAGTTAGCTTCAAAACTTTCCTCTTCAGGAAACTACAAAGAGGCCTTTGACATTTTAGAGAATATTCCCAAAGACAACTTGACTAAGGCAAATCGCTACACTTATTTGTATGAGTTTTCTTTGCTTTATAAACAAATGGGGAATTACACACCTCTTCAAGAATCCAGCGATTCTTACTTAATGCAATATAAAACCTATGCGGATTCCTTGCTGGACGAATTGCCGCGCCAATCTGACCTTTATAAGTATATGCTGCAAATGCGATTGAGGGATGATGGAAAACTCAAAGAAAGCCTTGATATAAATTTAGAATTACTTGAGAAATTGTCTCCCGACTCAAGAGAGTATGCGGGCTTGACATTTTTCATATCTAGCATATATAATTCCCTAGGTAATGTTGAAAAGCGTCGAGCCTATTTAGCAAAATCCGCTACGGCTGATATTAAGGCAGCTGTAAAGGACAATGCTTCGCTAGCTGACTTAGCGGTAGACCGGTTTCAGCAAGGTGAAGTTGAAAAGGCACATGAATACATCAACATAGCCTTTGAAGATGCTAAGCAGTATAATTCAAAGCTGCGTTTTGTAACTATTGCCAATGTACTTCCTGCCATTAATCAAGCCTATGAAACAGAACTTCAAGCTCAAAAGAGAAGTTTATGGGTTAGTATAATAGTAATCAGTTTAATGGCTGTTTTACTCACACTGGCCATAATTTATATCAATAAACAGCTAAAGAGAATTGTTGAAGCAAGACGTGGATTAGAGAAAGTGAATGAAAAGCTATTGAATACAAATAATGAATTGGTTGATTTATCTGAGGAATTACGTAAAACGAATACAATCAAGGAGCATTACATAGGCAGTCTACTCGGTTTAAGTTCCAATTACTTGAACAAACTTGATGGATATAGAAAAACCGTGACTAAAATGCTGTTGCGAAAGGAGTACGATGAATTATTGAAGAGAACTAAATCCCACGATGTTATTAAAGAGGAACAACGTTCATTCTATAATAATTTCGACAATATTTTTCTTCAAATTTATCCAGACTTTGTTGCACAAGTAAATAGTCTTTTAAGAGAAGACGAACAAATCCAAATCAAAAAGGACGAACTTCTTACACCTGAGTTGAGAATTTATGCTTTAATAAGATTAGGGATTTGTGACAGTTCCAAAATAGCAGAGCTACTTCATTATTCTGTAAACACGATATATAATTATCGGGTAAAGTTGAAAAACAAGTCCAGAGGTGATAGAGATTTGTTTGAAGAAGAGGTGAAACAAATTACTTAA